The genome window TGGTTATCCAATACCTCAGATATTAACATGGCTATTTCTTTCATCTGTGATTCCTTCATCCCCCGTGTAGTAACGATAGGGGTCCCTATGCGGAGACCACTGGTTATAGCGGGTGGTTGAGAGTCAAACGGAATTGTATTTTTATTGGCTGTTATACCTGCTGACTCAAGTGCCTTTTCCGCCTCCTTACCGGTTATCCCTTTAT of Nitrospirota bacterium contains these proteins:
- a CDS encoding serine hydroxymethyltransferase (catalyzes the reaction of glycine with 5,10-methylenetetrahydrofolate to form L-serine and tetrahydrofolate); the encoded protein is KGITGKEAEKALESAGITANKNTIPFDSQPPAITSGLRIGTPIVTTRGMKESQMKEIAMLISEVLDNHNRESVISDVRRKVSGLCEQYPIII